A single window of Lutzomyia longipalpis isolate SR_M1_2022 chromosome 1, ASM2433408v1 DNA harbors:
- the LOC129786912 gene encoding uncharacterized protein LOC129786912: KASCEFLKFINSHSSITRDEKDCGVLLLLCAILTPVKIKKTHKPSILDAQKELALFVTCPSDISRKIAVMRSEYQEQKLSIQPKLIIVGEYDTTKLQFQPFDEVKYKMGSIRKAVDTIIKLCFVFNIEYSKITRQIWRFLQEYFYQIDSPETSPAIRNLCNKLA, encoded by the exons AAAGCAAGCTGCGAGTTcctaaaattcataaattctcaCTCAAGCATAACTCGTG ATGAAAAGGATTGCGGTGTACTCTTGCTGCTTTGTGCAATTCTAACTCCagttaaaataaagaagacgCACAAGCCATCTATTCTTGATGCACAAAAGGAACTGGCGCTGTTTGTAACATGCCCGAGTGACATCTCCAGGAAGATTGCTGTAATGCGGAGTGAGTACCAAGAGCAAAAATTGTCCATACAGCCGAAATTGATAATTGTTGGCGAATATGATACAACAAAGCTCCAG TTTCAACCTTTCGACGAAGTCAAATACAAGATGGGCAGTATACGAAAAGCAGTTGacacaataataaaattgtgttttgtttTCAACATTGAGTACTCAAAGATCACTAGACAGATATGGAGGTTCCTtcaggaatatttttatcaaattgattCACCTGAGACTTCACCGGCAATCCGTAATTTGTGTAACAAATTGGCATAA